AAGTTGTTAGGAGTGGTAACGTTTTTCACCGCAATAGTGATACCAGTGTTGGGGTATGAAGCGATCGCCTTGAGTGCAGCTGACACCCCGGTGCCGCCAGCCGTTCCGTTATTGGGGCATTTGGGATTAATTTTGTTGGCTGCTAGCGCATTGTCTTTAGGAATGTTTATCTCTTCCCTGACCGATAGTACCGTTGTGGCAGCAATCTTCACTTTTGTGGCGGTATTGCTGCTGTGGACGATCGATTTGTTCGGCCAAATGTTTGGCGGGGTGGTAGGCGCGGTATTTGGTTATTTATCGTTGCTAAAACATTATAGTAACCTAGTGCAAGGGGTTTTAGATACTAGCAGTTTGGTATTTTTCGCGAGTTTCATTGTGTTGGGAGTATTTCTCACCGCTCAGTCGATCGATGCTTTCCGTTTCCAGAGATCGTAGGAAATTTAAAATTGAAGATTTCAGATTTCAAATTGAATTAAATCTGCAATCTGAAATCTCAAATGGGCAATTAGTAATTTATGAAAACATTCAAATTCAGCGGTAAATATTGGAAATATCTGTTGTGGATCGGGCCATTCCTGATAGTGATGGGCATATCCGCTGGAGTGGTATCCGATAAGTGGGTGCCTATACCGCTAACGCTGATAATTTTGGGGATTGTTGCTCTAGGACTTTGGCTATTAACTCAGAGTAGTGGCGATTTAACGTCGCCTTCGCAAACTTTTTGGGGACGCCGTTCCACACAAGCTGGAACTAATGCTTTTGCGGCGACAGTGGCAGCTGTGATGATTTTGGCGATCGTAAACTTTTTGGGCGTCCGCTATTCGGGGCGGATCGACTTCACGGATAATAAACTGTTTACCCTTTCGCCCCAGTCCCAGGAGGTAGCGCGGAATTTAAGGCAACCTGTAAAGGTGTGGATATTCGATCGAAATCCGAATCCCCAAGATCGGGAATTATTGCAGAATTATCGGCGTTATGGGTCAAAGTTTAACTTTGAGTATGTTGAGCCAAATACTAATCCCGGACTGGCTAGGAAGTTTAATGTCAAGGAAAGAGGCGAAGCTTACCTAGAATATGGGGAACAGCGAAAGTTTATCCAAAAAGTCAATCAGGATGAGCGGCTTTCGGAAGAAAAGCTGACGAGTAGCATAGAAAAGATTTTCACTCTCGATCGCATTTCTACAGTCTACTTCCTGCAAGGTCACGGCGAACGTCCGATGGAGTCTGTCAAAGAAGGTTTGTCTGAGGCGATGAAATACCTTGAGCAGAAAAACTTTACCAGTAAATCGCTCAACTTGGCAGAACGCGCATCTGTTCCCAGGGATGCTGTGGCGATCGTTGTGGCAGGGCCAAAACGTCCGCTATTCGATCAAGAAGTGAAGGTTTTGCGGGATTACCTCAAGCAAGGTGGCAGTTTGCTGCTGATGATCGACCTTAACACAGATCCGGGACTGACAGGTTTATTGGATGAATGGGGTGTGAAGTTGGAAAACCGCTTTGCTGTCGATAACTCTGATGATGGGCGTTTGATCGGATTGGGCCCCGCTACTCCCGTAGTGACTGACTACGGAAATCATCCGATTACGAAAGATTTTGGCCATAGTATATCGTTCTATCAGCTGGCACGACCGCTGGATATACAGCCGGTGAAGGGTGTTGAGGCAAGTCCGCTGCTGTTTACTTCCCAGGATAGCTGGGCGGAAAGCGATCTAGAAAACCAGGACTTAACTTTCGATCCAAAAAGCGATCGCGGAGGGCCACTGATTTTGGGGGCAGCTTTCACTCGCAAGGTAGAATCCATACCCGATACCAAGCCGTCAGAGGCGTCTCCCTCTCCCGCTGTATCGCCAAATAAATCATCGGATAAACCGACTACATCTCAAAGCCCAAAGGCATCTCCTTCTCCTACTGAGTCACCAGCAAAAACCGATCTAAAATCGGATGAAAAGTCAGAGAAACGGTCAGATATGGCTCGGTTGGTAGTATTCGGAAATTCTGAGTTTGCCACAGATGGCGTGTTTAGCCAGCAGTTAAATGGAGATGTGTTTCTCAACTCGGTCAGTTGGTTGCGTCAGCAGGAGAATCAAACTCTTTCAATTCGTCCTAAGCAGGCGAGCAACCGTCGTTTCAAGATGACTCTTTCGCGAGCTAGCTTGTTGTCTTGGATAAGTATGATACTTTTGCCTTTAATTGGATTTGGAACGGCGGGCTGGCTTTGGTGGCGGCGTCGATAGAAAAAGTAGGGGAAAACGGGAATTTCAAATTTAAGATTTGAGATTTCAGATTTGTTTTAAATCTGATAGGACTTACGCTTTTCTCCCCCCTAGCCCCCCAAAGAAAGGGGGGAACATGATTCTTCTTCATCCCACTACCCCCAGTGGTGGTCACGGGGAAACATGACTCTTCTCCCCCCTTTCTTTGGGGGGTCGGGGGGGCAAAACCTTAGTTTTTGCGTAAGTCCTGTCTTAAATCTCAAATCTTAAATCTCAAATTCTCTCTCCTCTTCCCCCTAGCCCCTATTTTCTTTTGACTTTTGACTTTTGACTTTTGACTTTTGACTTTTGACTTTTATAGCCCCTAGCCCCTCTGTTCCTATGAAGTTCCAGAAGTCTACTCTAATTTTGATGCTGTCGGCACTGTTTTTGGGTGGTATTGTTTATGTCTTCGAGACAGAAGGTAGACCACAGCTAGAAGCAGCGAAGACCAAGAAAAACTTAATTTTTGACTTTCAGGAGAAAGATGTTCGGACTGTAATTTTGACAACAAAAGAGCGGACTCTACAGTTCGATCTAAATAGTCAGCCGAAAAACAATTCAGTTGCATCCAAATGGTTGCTGAAGATATTGGAAAATCCCAATAAAATTGAGGCAGCAAAAGATGCTGCGGCAACTAAATCTCCTGAACCTAAACCAACTGAGTCGCCAAAAGATGCTGCGGCAACTAAATCTCCTGAACCTAAACCAACTGAGTCGCCAAAAGAGATTAAGGCAACTAAATCTCCTGAACCAAAGGCAACTGAGCAGGCAAAAGCAACTGTTCCGCAAATGCCAGCTAATGAGGCATATGTAGCTTATTTGCTGGATAAGCTGGTGAAGGCTAAGAGCGATCGCATTCCTGTCGATCCGCGCTTACAAGATGGTCTGGATGAGCCGCTAGCAACTGTAGAAGTAAAGTTAAATAATCAGGAAACCCATAAACTGATTTTGGGTAAGCCCAACTTTAACGATACTTCTTTGTATGCTTTAGCCGACCCTCCCGAACAAGTTAAGGAGCCGCTACAAATAGTTTTGGTATCTAAGGAGTTTGAGTATGCGGTGAATCGACCTTTATCTGAATGGCAGACCCGGTGATGGGCTAGGGGCTAGGGCTAGCCCCTAGAGCATGACGAATCTGCTCCAACAACTCCTCCATCGACAAAGAAGCAGGCAAAATTTGCGTTGCAACTTCCCCCAAAACCGCTGGAAACTCCAGCGATGGGACAACCGAACTAGGGAGACTTGAGGAAGATTCATCGGCATTCGATCGCCTCGCCAGCACCAACGTAGGAGGTCTGCGTGCAACCTGTTTCAAAGCATAAAGCTCGTTGAGCATTGCCGGATTGGCTATTGAGTCACCCAAGTGGATCAGCAGCAAATCGACGCTGCGGTGCTGAACTTGCTGCAAAACTTCCTCCCAAGAATGACCTAAAACACCTTTTAATCCAGCCGTTTGCAAATATTGGATCAGCGCTTGCAGCCACTCAGCCCGCTTTTTATTACCAGCCGCCATTTCTGGCATTGTCGGCTTCACCTCGGATTGGCCACTAA
The sequence above is drawn from the Argonema galeatum A003/A1 genome and encodes:
- a CDS encoding GldG family protein — translated: MKTFKFSGKYWKYLLWIGPFLIVMGISAGVVSDKWVPIPLTLIILGIVALGLWLLTQSSGDLTSPSQTFWGRRSTQAGTNAFAATVAAVMILAIVNFLGVRYSGRIDFTDNKLFTLSPQSQEVARNLRQPVKVWIFDRNPNPQDRELLQNYRRYGSKFNFEYVEPNTNPGLARKFNVKERGEAYLEYGEQRKFIQKVNQDERLSEEKLTSSIEKIFTLDRISTVYFLQGHGERPMESVKEGLSEAMKYLEQKNFTSKSLNLAERASVPRDAVAIVVAGPKRPLFDQEVKVLRDYLKQGGSLLLMIDLNTDPGLTGLLDEWGVKLENRFAVDNSDDGRLIGLGPATPVVTDYGNHPITKDFGHSISFYQLARPLDIQPVKGVEASPLLFTSQDSWAESDLENQDLTFDPKSDRGGPLILGAAFTRKVESIPDTKPSEASPSPAVSPNKSSDKPTTSQSPKASPSPTESPAKTDLKSDEKSEKRSDMARLVVFGNSEFATDGVFSQQLNGDVFLNSVSWLRQQENQTLSIRPKQASNRRFKMTLSRASLLSWISMILLPLIGFGTAGWLWWRRR
- a CDS encoding ABC transporter permease, translating into MRIILANIMAIYRKELLSYFASPLAYAIAAVFWFVAGCFFMTILLGEINQAAIVDQQYGATVPPFDVPYRVLQGFLNVMGSFSLFILPMLSMGLYAEERKRGTLELLATSPITNWAVAVGKLLGVVTFFTAIVIPVLGYEAIALSAADTPVPPAVPLLGHLGLILLAASALSLGMFISSLTDSTVVAAIFTFVAVLLLWTIDLFGQMFGGVVGAVFGYLSLLKHYSNLVQGVLDTSSLVFFASFIVLGVFLTAQSIDAFRFQRS
- a CDS encoding DUF4340 domain-containing protein, which encodes MKFQKSTLILMLSALFLGGIVYVFETEGRPQLEAAKTKKNLIFDFQEKDVRTVILTTKERTLQFDLNSQPKNNSVASKWLLKILENPNKIEAAKDAAATKSPEPKPTESPKDAAATKSPEPKPTESPKEIKATKSPEPKATEQAKATVPQMPANEAYVAYLLDKLVKAKSDRIPVDPRLQDGLDEPLATVEVKLNNQETHKLILGKPNFNDTSLYALADPPEQVKEPLQIVLVSKEFEYAVNRPLSEWQTR